One region of Zingiber officinale cultivar Zhangliang chromosome 7B, Zo_v1.1, whole genome shotgun sequence genomic DNA includes:
- the LOC122005523 gene encoding indole-3-acetaldehyde oxidase-like isoform X2, which produces MCMSLFSALNNADNTNRPEPPRGFSKIKKYEAEKAISGNLCRCTGFRPIADVCKSFAADVDLEDLGFNIFWEKPEDANVERLPPYNQHKVCTFPEFLKCEINSSMNTLKSFKDNGALECQWYRPASFEELYELLNSSEFIESHVKMVVGNTMSGVFKEINLYDKYISLTGIPELSIIERNSKGFTLGAAVTISKAIEVLKERDGNVLKTDGELVFGRIAEHMDKVATPFVRNMASLGGNLIMAQRYQFPSDIATILLAAGSTVCLQMASERLILSLEEFLEGPPYDDRTILVSIHIPYWSSASISSSGTSKYNIIFKTYRAAPRPLGNAVSYLNSAFLACVASDRSSGDIVLLKLHLAFGAYGTEHAIRARNVENFLVGKMLTVSVLIEAIKLLKEIIIPKEGTSHPRYRISLAVAFLFKFFQPLSKDLAQVEKNNLHIPDVILSSKQLVEFSTEYFPVGKPIKKVAAEIQASGEALYVDDIPSSKDCLYGAFIYSTRPFARIKGITFNPTLVSSKIVAYISINDIPEGGKNVGSSFRFADEPLFADSLTEYSGQCLGIVVAETQRYANMAAKQAIVQYSTKGLEPPILSVEDAVRRSSFFDIPPSLYPTEVGDLARGMDEADHKILSAEVKLESEHYFYMETQTAFAIPDEDNCIVVYSSNQYPEGTQGVIAKCLGIPQHNVRVITRRVGGGFGGKATRSNPIATACALTAFKLRRPIKMYLDRSTDMVMVGGRHPMKITYSVGFKSDGKITALYLNLLVNAGISEDYSPLISHAIITCLKKYNWGALAFDIKLCKTNLTSKSSMRAPGQVQGSYIAEAIIEHVASFLSLDVDVVRKRNLHTYESLKFFYGSSSGEAPEYTLPAIVDELFTSASYFNRLEMVLHFNSCNKWKKRGISWVPIVYEVEPMPTPGKVSILNDGSIVVEVGGIEIGQGLWTKVKQMAAFGLEQLWDEEKKYLLDRVRIIQADTLSLVQGGLTAGSTKSEASCEAVRLACSILVSRLKPLKQSLEEQMGSISWDTLITQANLQYVNLSASTFWVADDTSSYLNYGAAISEVEIDVLTGATTILRADLTYDCGQSLSPAVDLGQVEGSFVQGIGFFVYEKLEENSDGLVISDGTWTYKIPSIDTIPKHFNIRVMNSGHHKDRVLSSKASGEPPLLLAASVHSAIRKAIRAARADFSSTDPNDSSVSSFQFDPPATMPLVKELCGLDIVEKYVEAHGEV; this is translated from the exons ATGTGTATGTCACTCTTTTCTGCCCTCAACAATGCAGACAACACCAATAGGCCTGAGCCTCCCAGAGGGTTCTCAAAGATCAAAAAATATGAGGCTGAGAAGGCTATTTCTGGCAATCTTTGTCGATGTACTGGATTTAGGCCAATTGCAGATGTCTGCAAGAGCTTTGCAGCCGATGTTGATTTGGAGGATTTGGGTTTTAATATATTCTGGGAAAAGCCAGAAGATGCAAATGTGGAAAGATTGCCTCCTTACAATCAACACAAAGTCTGCACTTTTCCTGAATTCTTAAAGTGTGAGATCAATTCTTCCATGAATACCCTGAAGAGTTTCAAGGATAATGGTGCACTAGAGTGCCAGTGGTATCGACCTGCTAGCTTTGAGGAGCTTTATGAACTTCTGAATTCCAGTGAATTCATTGAAAGTCATGTTAAAATGGTTGTGGGTAACACAATGTCTGGCGTTTTCAAGGAAATTAACCTATATGATAAGTACATTAGTCTAACAGGAATACCAGAACTCTCGATCATTGAAAGGAATAGCAAAGGGTTTACACTTGGAGCCGCTGTGACAATATCTAAAGCTATTGAAgtgctgaaagaaagagatgGAAATGTATTGAAGACAGATGGAGAATTGGTCTTTGGTAGAATTGCTGAACATATGGATAAAGTGGCTACACCATTTGTTAGAAATATGGCTAGCTTGGGTGGGAATCTGATTATGGCTCAAAGATACCAGTTTCCTTCAGATATTGCTACAATACTGCTTGCTGCTGGATCAACTGTTTGTCTTCAGATGGCTTCAGAAAGGCTAATTCTTTCACTTGAGGAATTTTTGGAGGGGCCTCCATATGATGATAGAACCATACTTGTAAGCATACATATTCCTTATTGGAGTTCAGCAAGTATCTCATCATCTGGAACTAGTAAAtacaatattatatttaaaacatACAGAGCAGCTCCACGACCTCTTGGGAATGCTGTGTCTTATCTAAATTCTGCTTTCTTGGCTTGTGTTGCTTCTGATAGGTCCTCTGGGGATATTGTTTTACTGAAACTGCACTTGGCTTTTGGTGCTTATGGCACTGAACATGCCATCAGAGCTAGGAATGTTGAAAATTTTTTGGTTGGTAAAATGCTCACGGTCTCTGTGCTAATTGAAGCCATTAAATTATTGAAGGAGATCATCATACCTAAAGAAGGCACTTCTCATCCAAGATACAGAATAAGTTTGGCTGTTGCTTTTTTGTTCAAATTTTTTCAACCACTATCTAAAGACTTGGCTCAGGTTGAGAAGAATAATCTTCACATTCCGGATGTCATATTGTCTTCAAAGCAATTAGTTGAGTTTAGCACAGAATACTTTCCTGTTGGCAAACCAATCAAAAAAGTTGCAGCTGAAATTCAAGCCTCTG GTGAAGcactatatgttgatgacattccTTCTTCTAAAGATTGTCTCTATGGAGCATTTATTTATAGCACCAGACCTTTTGCTCGTATAAAGGGAATTACATTCAACCCTACTCTGGTGTCTAGTAAGATTGTTGCTTATATTAGTATCAATGATATCCCAGAAGGAGGCAAAAATGTCGGATCTAGCTTTAGATTTGCAGATGAACCATTATTTGCGGATTCTTTGACTGAATATTCTGGTCAATGTCTTGGAATTGTG GTTGCAGAAACACAGAGATATGCCAACATGGCTGCAAAACAAGCAATTGTACAATATTCCACTAAAGGCTTGGAACCTCCGATTCTCTCTGTTGAAGATGCTGTCAGAAGGTCAAGTTTTTTTGATATCCCTCCATCTCTGTATCCTACAGAAGTTGGAGATCTAGCCAGAGGAATGGATGAAGCTGATCACAAAATTCTCTCAGCTGAG GTTAAACTTGAATCTGAGCATTACTTCTATATGGAAACACAAACAGCCTTTGCCATACCTGATGAAGATAATTGTATAGTAGTTTACAGTTCTAATCAATACCCTGAGGGTACCCAGGGTGTTATTGCAAAATGTCTTGGAATACCACAACATAATGTTCGTGTGATTACAAGAAGAGTTGGAGGAGGTTTTGGTGGGAAAGCCACTCGATCAAATCCT ATTGCAACAGCATGTGCTCTCACAGCCTTTAAGTTGCGTCGTCCAATAAAGATGTACCTTGATCGTAGCACGGATATGGTAATGGTAGGAGGAAGGCATCCAATGAAAATAACCTATTCTGTGGGTTTCAAATCCGATGGAAAGATTACGGCCTTGTACTTGAATTTGTTGGTAAATGCAGGCATATCAGAGGATTATAGTCCACTTATTTCACATGCCATTATAACTTGTCTAAAAAAATACAACTGGGGTGCTCTCGCTTTTGATATTAAACTATGCAAGACGAATCTTACAAGTAAATCATCGATGCGAGCACCAGGGCAGGTACAGGGGTCTTACATTGCTGAAGCTATTATTGAGCATGTAGCATCTTTCCTGTCCTTGGATGTCGATGTTGTGAGAAAAAGAAATTTGCATACATATGAAAGTCTGAAGTTTTTTTATGGAAGTAGCAGTGGAGAAGCTCCGGAATATACTTTACCTGCTATAGTTGATGAGTTGTTTACATCTGCAAGCTACTTCAATCGTCTTGAAATGGTATTGCATTTCAATAGTTGCAACAAATGGAAAAAACGAGGGATTTCTTGGGTACCAATTGTATATGAAGTGGAACCAATGCCAACACCAGGGAAAGTATCCATTCTAAATGATGGTTCAATTGTTGTTGAAGTCGGAGGAATTGAAATAGGCCAGGGACTGTGGACAAAGGTGAAGCAAATGGCTGCATTCGGTCTTGAACAGCTATGGGATGAAGAGAAAAAATATCTTTTGGATAGGGTTAGAATCATTCAAGCAGATACTCTGAGTTTGGTTCAGGGAGGTTTAACTGCTGGAAGCACCAAATCTGAAGCAAGCTGCGAAGCAGTTCGTCTAGCATGCTCTATTCTAGTCAGCAGATTAAAGCCTCTTAAGCAAAGTTTGGAAGAGCAAATGGGATCAATTTCATGGGACACCCTTATTACCCAG GCAAATTTGCAATATGTGAACTTATCAGCGAGTACATTTTGGGTTGCTGATGATACTTCATCATATCTAAATTATGGGGCTGCTATAAGCGAG GTAGAAATTGATGTTCTCACTGGAGCTACTACGATATTGAGAGCAGACCTTACATATGACTGCGGACAGAGCTTGAGTCCTGCCGTGGATCTAGgacag GTTGAAGGGTCTTTTGTTCAAGGAATTGGATTTTTTGTGTATGAGAAACTCGAGGAAAACTCAGATGGATTGGTGATTTCTGATGGTACTTGGACATACAAGATCCCTTCTATCGACACCATCCCGAAGCATTTTAATATTAGAGTAATGAACAGTGGGCATCACAAGGACCGAGTCCTCTCCTCGAAGG CTTCTGGGGAACCACCTTTGCTTCTAGCTGCTTCAGTTCACTCCGCCATACGGAAAGCAATACGAGCTGCCCGGGCTGATTTCTCCTCAACTGACCCTAACGATAGCTCTGTTTCTTCATTCCAGTTTGATCCTCCTGCAACCATGCCACTGGTAAAAGAGCTCTGTGGCCTAGACATTGTGGAGAAATACGTGGAAGCTCATGGAGAAGTATAA
- the LOC122005523 gene encoding indole-3-acetaldehyde oxidase-like isoform X1 — protein MAADKLVFAVNGVRFEVAKVDPSTTLLEFLRTRSRYTGPKLGCGEGGCGACVVFLSKYDPVSGQVNGSSVSSCLTLLCNINLCSVTTTEGLGNSKDGFHSIHQRFAGFHASQCGFCTPGMCMSLFSALNNADNTNRPEPPRGFSKIKKYEAEKAISGNLCRCTGFRPIADVCKSFAADVDLEDLGFNIFWEKPEDANVERLPPYNQHKVCTFPEFLKCEINSSMNTLKSFKDNGALECQWYRPASFEELYELLNSSEFIESHVKMVVGNTMSGVFKEINLYDKYISLTGIPELSIIERNSKGFTLGAAVTISKAIEVLKERDGNVLKTDGELVFGRIAEHMDKVATPFVRNMASLGGNLIMAQRYQFPSDIATILLAAGSTVCLQMASERLILSLEEFLEGPPYDDRTILVSIHIPYWSSASISSSGTSKYNIIFKTYRAAPRPLGNAVSYLNSAFLACVASDRSSGDIVLLKLHLAFGAYGTEHAIRARNVENFLVGKMLTVSVLIEAIKLLKEIIIPKEGTSHPRYRISLAVAFLFKFFQPLSKDLAQVEKNNLHIPDVILSSKQLVEFSTEYFPVGKPIKKVAAEIQASGEALYVDDIPSSKDCLYGAFIYSTRPFARIKGITFNPTLVSSKIVAYISINDIPEGGKNVGSSFRFADEPLFADSLTEYSGQCLGIVVAETQRYANMAAKQAIVQYSTKGLEPPILSVEDAVRRSSFFDIPPSLYPTEVGDLARGMDEADHKILSAEVKLESEHYFYMETQTAFAIPDEDNCIVVYSSNQYPEGTQGVIAKCLGIPQHNVRVITRRVGGGFGGKATRSNPIATACALTAFKLRRPIKMYLDRSTDMVMVGGRHPMKITYSVGFKSDGKITALYLNLLVNAGISEDYSPLISHAIITCLKKYNWGALAFDIKLCKTNLTSKSSMRAPGQVQGSYIAEAIIEHVASFLSLDVDVVRKRNLHTYESLKFFYGSSSGEAPEYTLPAIVDELFTSASYFNRLEMVLHFNSCNKWKKRGISWVPIVYEVEPMPTPGKVSILNDGSIVVEVGGIEIGQGLWTKVKQMAAFGLEQLWDEEKKYLLDRVRIIQADTLSLVQGGLTAGSTKSEASCEAVRLACSILVSRLKPLKQSLEEQMGSISWDTLITQANLQYVNLSASTFWVADDTSSYLNYGAAISEVEIDVLTGATTILRADLTYDCGQSLSPAVDLGQVEGSFVQGIGFFVYEKLEENSDGLVISDGTWTYKIPSIDTIPKHFNIRVMNSGHHKDRVLSSKASGEPPLLLAASVHSAIRKAIRAARADFSSTDPNDSSVSSFQFDPPATMPLVKELCGLDIVEKYVEAHGEV, from the exons ATGGCAGCGGACAAACTGGTGTTCGCCGTCAACGGGGTGCGCTTCGAGGTCGCCAAGGTGGATCCTTCCACCACCTTACTGGAGTTCCTGAGGACTCGCTCCCGGTACACTGGTCCTAAGCTTGGGTGCGGAGAGG GTGGATGCGGTGCTTGTGTTGTTTTTCTTTCTAAATATGATCCAGTTAGTGGCCAAGTGAATGGATCCAGTGTTAGTTCATGCCTTACCTTACTTTGCAACATAAATTTATGCTCTGTTACTACCACTGAGGGGCTTGGAAATAGCAAGGATGGTTTCCATTCAATTCATCAAAGATTCGCAGGATTCCATGCATCCCAATGTGGCTTTTGCACTCCTGGAATGTGTATGTCACTCTTTTCTGCCCTCAACAATGCAGACAACACCAATAGGCCTGAGCCTCCCAGAGGGTTCTCAAAGATCAAAAAATATGAGGCTGAGAAGGCTATTTCTGGCAATCTTTGTCGATGTACTGGATTTAGGCCAATTGCAGATGTCTGCAAGAGCTTTGCAGCCGATGTTGATTTGGAGGATTTGGGTTTTAATATATTCTGGGAAAAGCCAGAAGATGCAAATGTGGAAAGATTGCCTCCTTACAATCAACACAAAGTCTGCACTTTTCCTGAATTCTTAAAGTGTGAGATCAATTCTTCCATGAATACCCTGAAGAGTTTCAAGGATAATGGTGCACTAGAGTGCCAGTGGTATCGACCTGCTAGCTTTGAGGAGCTTTATGAACTTCTGAATTCCAGTGAATTCATTGAAAGTCATGTTAAAATGGTTGTGGGTAACACAATGTCTGGCGTTTTCAAGGAAATTAACCTATATGATAAGTACATTAGTCTAACAGGAATACCAGAACTCTCGATCATTGAAAGGAATAGCAAAGGGTTTACACTTGGAGCCGCTGTGACAATATCTAAAGCTATTGAAgtgctgaaagaaagagatgGAAATGTATTGAAGACAGATGGAGAATTGGTCTTTGGTAGAATTGCTGAACATATGGATAAAGTGGCTACACCATTTGTTAGAAATATGGCTAGCTTGGGTGGGAATCTGATTATGGCTCAAAGATACCAGTTTCCTTCAGATATTGCTACAATACTGCTTGCTGCTGGATCAACTGTTTGTCTTCAGATGGCTTCAGAAAGGCTAATTCTTTCACTTGAGGAATTTTTGGAGGGGCCTCCATATGATGATAGAACCATACTTGTAAGCATACATATTCCTTATTGGAGTTCAGCAAGTATCTCATCATCTGGAACTAGTAAAtacaatattatatttaaaacatACAGAGCAGCTCCACGACCTCTTGGGAATGCTGTGTCTTATCTAAATTCTGCTTTCTTGGCTTGTGTTGCTTCTGATAGGTCCTCTGGGGATATTGTTTTACTGAAACTGCACTTGGCTTTTGGTGCTTATGGCACTGAACATGCCATCAGAGCTAGGAATGTTGAAAATTTTTTGGTTGGTAAAATGCTCACGGTCTCTGTGCTAATTGAAGCCATTAAATTATTGAAGGAGATCATCATACCTAAAGAAGGCACTTCTCATCCAAGATACAGAATAAGTTTGGCTGTTGCTTTTTTGTTCAAATTTTTTCAACCACTATCTAAAGACTTGGCTCAGGTTGAGAAGAATAATCTTCACATTCCGGATGTCATATTGTCTTCAAAGCAATTAGTTGAGTTTAGCACAGAATACTTTCCTGTTGGCAAACCAATCAAAAAAGTTGCAGCTGAAATTCAAGCCTCTG GTGAAGcactatatgttgatgacattccTTCTTCTAAAGATTGTCTCTATGGAGCATTTATTTATAGCACCAGACCTTTTGCTCGTATAAAGGGAATTACATTCAACCCTACTCTGGTGTCTAGTAAGATTGTTGCTTATATTAGTATCAATGATATCCCAGAAGGAGGCAAAAATGTCGGATCTAGCTTTAGATTTGCAGATGAACCATTATTTGCGGATTCTTTGACTGAATATTCTGGTCAATGTCTTGGAATTGTG GTTGCAGAAACACAGAGATATGCCAACATGGCTGCAAAACAAGCAATTGTACAATATTCCACTAAAGGCTTGGAACCTCCGATTCTCTCTGTTGAAGATGCTGTCAGAAGGTCAAGTTTTTTTGATATCCCTCCATCTCTGTATCCTACAGAAGTTGGAGATCTAGCCAGAGGAATGGATGAAGCTGATCACAAAATTCTCTCAGCTGAG GTTAAACTTGAATCTGAGCATTACTTCTATATGGAAACACAAACAGCCTTTGCCATACCTGATGAAGATAATTGTATAGTAGTTTACAGTTCTAATCAATACCCTGAGGGTACCCAGGGTGTTATTGCAAAATGTCTTGGAATACCACAACATAATGTTCGTGTGATTACAAGAAGAGTTGGAGGAGGTTTTGGTGGGAAAGCCACTCGATCAAATCCT ATTGCAACAGCATGTGCTCTCACAGCCTTTAAGTTGCGTCGTCCAATAAAGATGTACCTTGATCGTAGCACGGATATGGTAATGGTAGGAGGAAGGCATCCAATGAAAATAACCTATTCTGTGGGTTTCAAATCCGATGGAAAGATTACGGCCTTGTACTTGAATTTGTTGGTAAATGCAGGCATATCAGAGGATTATAGTCCACTTATTTCACATGCCATTATAACTTGTCTAAAAAAATACAACTGGGGTGCTCTCGCTTTTGATATTAAACTATGCAAGACGAATCTTACAAGTAAATCATCGATGCGAGCACCAGGGCAGGTACAGGGGTCTTACATTGCTGAAGCTATTATTGAGCATGTAGCATCTTTCCTGTCCTTGGATGTCGATGTTGTGAGAAAAAGAAATTTGCATACATATGAAAGTCTGAAGTTTTTTTATGGAAGTAGCAGTGGAGAAGCTCCGGAATATACTTTACCTGCTATAGTTGATGAGTTGTTTACATCTGCAAGCTACTTCAATCGTCTTGAAATGGTATTGCATTTCAATAGTTGCAACAAATGGAAAAAACGAGGGATTTCTTGGGTACCAATTGTATATGAAGTGGAACCAATGCCAACACCAGGGAAAGTATCCATTCTAAATGATGGTTCAATTGTTGTTGAAGTCGGAGGAATTGAAATAGGCCAGGGACTGTGGACAAAGGTGAAGCAAATGGCTGCATTCGGTCTTGAACAGCTATGGGATGAAGAGAAAAAATATCTTTTGGATAGGGTTAGAATCATTCAAGCAGATACTCTGAGTTTGGTTCAGGGAGGTTTAACTGCTGGAAGCACCAAATCTGAAGCAAGCTGCGAAGCAGTTCGTCTAGCATGCTCTATTCTAGTCAGCAGATTAAAGCCTCTTAAGCAAAGTTTGGAAGAGCAAATGGGATCAATTTCATGGGACACCCTTATTACCCAG GCAAATTTGCAATATGTGAACTTATCAGCGAGTACATTTTGGGTTGCTGATGATACTTCATCATATCTAAATTATGGGGCTGCTATAAGCGAG GTAGAAATTGATGTTCTCACTGGAGCTACTACGATATTGAGAGCAGACCTTACATATGACTGCGGACAGAGCTTGAGTCCTGCCGTGGATCTAGgacag GTTGAAGGGTCTTTTGTTCAAGGAATTGGATTTTTTGTGTATGAGAAACTCGAGGAAAACTCAGATGGATTGGTGATTTCTGATGGTACTTGGACATACAAGATCCCTTCTATCGACACCATCCCGAAGCATTTTAATATTAGAGTAATGAACAGTGGGCATCACAAGGACCGAGTCCTCTCCTCGAAGG CTTCTGGGGAACCACCTTTGCTTCTAGCTGCTTCAGTTCACTCCGCCATACGGAAAGCAATACGAGCTGCCCGGGCTGATTTCTCCTCAACTGACCCTAACGATAGCTCTGTTTCTTCATTCCAGTTTGATCCTCCTGCAACCATGCCACTGGTAAAAGAGCTCTGTGGCCTAGACATTGTGGAGAAATACGTGGAAGCTCATGGAGAAGTATAA